A region from the Algoriphagus machipongonensis genome encodes:
- a CDS encoding SusC/RagA family TonB-linked outer membrane protein, with amino-acid sequence MKNHYLLCKKHFYLLLFIVLSFNLTAYSQSSSVRGTVIDETGEPVPGATVMIKGTQVGTVTDIDGVFNIEASPGNVLVFSFIGYTPSEVTVEAGKTNYDVTIESSMSDLSEVVVVGYGSQIKKEVTGAIQTISEDELKDMPVTTTAQKLQGKLAGVQINQTTGKPGQGMNVRIRGQLSVSGGSDPLYVVDGFPITGDINTLNPDEIQDITILKDAASTSLYGSRAANGVVLITTKKGKVGQTNVNLNVYTGFQKVPENGRLEMLNAEEFAQFKKEYYEDAGQQVPAIFQNPSDFRDKNNDWYGAMLETAPITNYNLTITSNKEKVNTAIVAGVFDQKGVVRNTDYERYSIRMNTDYTVSDKVSIGLNVAPSYIVDNTPQTDGSRGTGILFNALHTWPVMDIYDENGDLTYFNRFPAETGNIFAYPNWLRSADEITNQTKRVNILANTYAEWRPIKGLSLKSTFNTEIRNSNYFFFNPSTATNRINVSIPTVAVSIRDNYRDLSWLNENIATYTNNIGDHNFEVLAGFSNQKFRRDRTRIQADTYADDRLPTIQGAININRGGTLSDVDEWSLTSIFSRLTYNYKGKYLFTAAVRGDGSSRFGEDNRWGIFPSTSVGWVLSDESFLNTSSTVSFLKLRASFGVTGNNNIGNYTQYALVNNTINAAFDNNVVPGAAVTSLSNTNLGWETTAQFDIGLDLGLWDDRVTFGYDYYTKNTTNLLYAVQVPQESGFTNFNDNIGEIKFWGHEFTINTVNTTGQFRWTTNANLSINRNEVLELADGIDRVYGYAHITQVGQPFGQFYGLQKLGNYANAEDLANSPVIPGRSTVGSIKLADINGDGVITYGGDNDDRTIIGNPFPDFVYGFTNNFKWKNWDASIVASGSHGNQLYMRHLYSTANLDGVFNMVAKVADRFRSPENPGEGIFGTTVGGGNVTGIERDWPNSNFVWDASYFTIRNITVGYNFTNLPKAIKSARLYASGQNMWVFTKYWGGSNPEVSMQNNGQGDGGNLSPGIDLAGYPVPRTITFGVNITF; translated from the coding sequence ATGAAGAACCATTATCTATTATGTAAGAAGCATTTTTATTTGCTTCTGTTTATTGTTCTATCCTTTAATCTAACTGCTTATTCACAGTCCTCAAGTGTGCGTGGAACAGTCATAGATGAAACGGGGGAGCCAGTACCAGGTGCAACCGTGATGATTAAAGGAACGCAGGTAGGAACCGTCACCGATATTGATGGTGTTTTTAATATTGAAGCCTCTCCAGGAAATGTGTTAGTATTTTCCTTTATAGGGTATACTCCTTCAGAAGTAACCGTTGAAGCTGGAAAAACCAATTACGATGTAACCATCGAATCTTCCATGTCAGATCTATCTGAGGTGGTCGTGGTAGGTTATGGTAGTCAAATTAAAAAGGAAGTGACCGGAGCTATTCAAACCATCAGTGAAGATGAATTGAAGGATATGCCGGTAACTACCACAGCTCAAAAATTACAAGGTAAACTTGCTGGTGTTCAGATCAACCAGACAACTGGTAAACCAGGACAAGGAATGAATGTCCGAATCCGTGGCCAATTGTCTGTTTCAGGAGGTAGTGACCCTTTATATGTAGTGGATGGTTTCCCGATTACAGGTGATATCAATACACTCAACCCTGACGAAATTCAGGATATTACAATTTTGAAAGATGCAGCTTCTACTTCTCTTTATGGTTCAAGAGCCGCCAATGGCGTTGTTTTGATCACAACTAAAAAAGGGAAAGTTGGTCAGACAAATGTGAATCTGAATGTATACACAGGTTTTCAAAAGGTTCCTGAAAATGGAAGACTTGAAATGTTAAATGCTGAGGAGTTTGCTCAGTTTAAGAAAGAATATTATGAAGATGCAGGACAGCAAGTACCGGCAATCTTTCAAAACCCATCGGATTTTAGAGATAAAAACAACGATTGGTATGGTGCCATGTTGGAAACTGCACCAATTACTAACTACAACCTGACTATTACTTCTAATAAGGAAAAAGTAAATACTGCGATCGTAGCAGGTGTTTTTGATCAAAAAGGGGTAGTTAGAAATACAGATTATGAGAGATATTCTATTAGAATGAACACAGATTACACTGTGTCTGACAAGGTTTCGATTGGTTTGAATGTGGCACCAAGCTACATCGTAGACAATACTCCACAAACGGATGGTTCTAGAGGAACAGGTATTTTATTCAATGCCCTTCACACTTGGCCAGTGATGGATATTTATGATGAAAATGGCGACTTGACTTATTTCAATCGATTCCCAGCTGAGACAGGAAATATCTTCGCCTATCCAAACTGGTTGAGATCTGCCGACGAAATTACCAATCAGACAAAGAGGGTAAATATTTTGGCAAATACTTATGCTGAATGGAGACCAATTAAGGGGCTTTCTTTGAAATCGACCTTTAATACAGAAATTAGAAATTCAAATTATTTCTTCTTTAACCCTTCTACAGCAACTAACAGAATTAACGTTTCAATCCCAACAGTTGCAGTTTCGATCAGAGATAATTATCGAGACTTATCATGGTTGAATGAAAACATTGCGACTTACACTAATAATATTGGTGATCATAACTTTGAAGTATTGGCTGGTTTTTCTAATCAAAAGTTTAGAAGAGACAGAACTAGAATTCAAGCTGATACCTACGCAGATGATCGGCTTCCAACAATTCAGGGAGCAATCAATATCAATAGAGGTGGGACACTTTCTGATGTAGACGAATGGTCATTGACTTCTATTTTCTCAAGATTGACCTATAATTACAAAGGTAAGTACTTGTTTACCGCGGCAGTGAGAGGTGATGGTTCTTCCAGATTTGGAGAAGATAATCGATGGGGTATTTTCCCTTCTACATCTGTAGGTTGGGTTTTATCTGATGAAAGCTTCTTAAATACTAGCTCAACTGTTTCCTTTTTGAAATTAAGAGCGAGTTTCGGGGTGACAGGTAACAATAATATCGGTAACTACACTCAATATGCTTTGGTGAATAATACCATCAACGCAGCCTTTGATAACAATGTAGTGCCAGGTGCAGCAGTTACTTCTTTAAGCAATACCAATCTTGGTTGGGAAACCACAGCTCAATTTGATATTGGACTGGATTTAGGCCTATGGGATGATCGAGTGACTTTTGGTTATGATTACTATACCAAGAACACCACCAACTTATTGTATGCGGTTCAGGTACCACAAGAATCCGGTTTCACGAATTTCAATGATAACATCGGTGAAATTAAGTTCTGGGGACATGAATTCACGATCAATACCGTGAATACAACTGGACAATTTAGATGGACTACGAATGCTAACTTATCCATCAACAGAAATGAAGTATTAGAACTTGCTGATGGAATCGACCGAGTTTATGGATATGCACATATCACGCAAGTAGGACAGCCATTCGGCCAGTTTTATGGATTGCAGAAATTAGGAAATTATGCCAATGCAGAGGATTTGGCAAATTCTCCAGTGATTCCTGGTAGATCAACAGTTGGTAGTATTAAGCTTGCTGATATTAATGGTGATGGTGTGATTACCTATGGAGGTGATAATGATGATAGAACAATCATCGGAAATCCTTTCCCTGATTTTGTTTACGGTTTTACTAACAACTTCAAGTGGAAGAATTGGGATGCAAGTATCGTAGCATCAGGATCTCATGGAAATCAGTTGTATATGAGACACCTTTACTCCACAGCTAACCTAGATGGGGTATTTAATATGGTGGCTAAAGTTGCAGACCGTTTCAGATCTCCAGAAAATCCTGGTGAAGGAATTTTTGGTACTACTGTCGGTGGAGGTAACGTAACCGGTATTGAGCGTGACTGGCCTAACAGTAATTTTGTTTGGGATGCTTCTTATTTCACAATTAGAAACATTACAGTAGGGTATAATTTCACGAATTTACCAAAAGCGATAAAATCTGCTCGTCTTTATGCCTCAGGACAAAACATGTGGGTTTTTACCAAGTATTGGGGTGGGTCTAACCCAGAGGTTAGTATGCAGAACAATGGCCAGGGAGATGGTGGAAACTTAAGCCCAGGAATTGATTTGGCTGGTTATCCAGTTCCTAGAACTATCACATTTGGTGTAAATATCACCTTTTGA
- a CDS encoding RagB/SusD family nutrient uptake outer membrane protein — protein MKKHILGFAVACILLTGCEDFLTVVPETQLSSATFFKNQNDFEQAVNAAYVPLRTIINDRAWLLGEMHSDNTYYARNVLFGATDNQEDIADFSIPESNGTSANTHVLNQWRQDYLIISRTNQILAVIDDVEFDQSAKDNVKGQALFLRAYAYFELARYFGSVPLHLTPVATREEAALDLSPESEIYAQIEQDLQAAIPLLPKKSAQEPGRATEGAARTLLANVFINQKKWSDAEQVLTPVVTGGEYMLMADYAMAFPGNTSNKNNSESVFEVQFIEGAAGLNGNFIYQFMPRPISADELQPIMGTSNPQNIDGEGNNIPTPDIIAAYEEGDLREEASIGYVFLSGSFRDDKTYPYIKKHAKQHSQHNNTGTNWVVYRYAEVLLFMAEILNEQGKSGEAAAYLNQVRERAGLDATTASGQAELREAIFKERRVELAFENKRWFDIQRTDRIEEIIRPYGQRIIANPLDYYYPPIEGAVPRSNAFTNLSKFYAYPAAESDLSPYF, from the coding sequence ATGAAAAAACATATATTAGGCTTTGCAGTAGCATGTATTTTATTGACTGGCTGTGAAGATTTTCTAACGGTAGTACCTGAAACTCAATTGAGTTCTGCTACCTTTTTTAAGAATCAAAATGATTTTGAGCAAGCTGTCAATGCAGCATACGTTCCGCTTAGAACGATTATAAATGATCGGGCTTGGCTTTTAGGGGAAATGCACTCAGATAACACCTATTACGCCAGAAATGTACTATTTGGTGCTACGGATAACCAAGAAGATATTGCGGATTTCTCTATTCCTGAATCCAACGGGACTTCGGCAAATACCCATGTTCTGAACCAATGGAGACAGGATTATTTGATTATTTCCAGAACAAATCAAATTCTTGCTGTCATCGATGATGTTGAATTTGACCAATCTGCCAAAGATAATGTCAAAGGTCAGGCTCTATTTTTAAGAGCTTATGCCTACTTCGAATTAGCAAGGTATTTTGGAAGTGTACCATTACACTTGACTCCGGTAGCTACTAGAGAAGAAGCAGCTTTGGACCTTTCTCCTGAATCAGAAATTTATGCGCAGATAGAGCAAGATTTACAGGCAGCTATTCCTTTGCTTCCTAAAAAATCAGCACAAGAGCCTGGAAGAGCAACGGAAGGAGCTGCCAGAACTTTGCTAGCGAATGTATTTATAAACCAGAAGAAATGGTCTGATGCAGAGCAAGTTCTAACTCCTGTTGTGACAGGTGGAGAATATATGCTAATGGCTGATTATGCGATGGCATTCCCTGGAAATACTTCTAATAAAAACAATTCTGAATCTGTTTTCGAAGTTCAGTTTATAGAGGGTGCAGCGGGATTGAATGGTAATTTTATCTATCAATTCATGCCAAGACCTATTAGTGCAGATGAATTGCAGCCAATCATGGGCACAAGTAATCCTCAAAACATAGATGGAGAAGGAAATAATATCCCTACTCCAGATATTATTGCGGCTTATGAAGAAGGTGATTTAAGAGAAGAGGCTTCGATTGGTTATGTGTTCTTGTCTGGAAGTTTCAGGGATGATAAGACTTATCCATATATCAAGAAACACGCAAAGCAACATTCTCAGCACAATAACACCGGTACCAACTGGGTGGTTTATCGCTATGCAGAGGTTTTATTGTTTATGGCTGAAATACTAAATGAGCAAGGTAAGTCTGGAGAAGCTGCTGCCTATTTAAACCAAGTAAGAGAGAGAGCAGGTCTTGATGCTACCACTGCTTCAGGACAAGCAGAATTGAGAGAAGCGATCTTTAAAGAAAGAAGAGTAGAGCTAGCTTTTGAAAACAAAAGATGGTTTGATATACAGAGAACGGATAGAATTGAAGAGATTATTAGACCATATGGACAGAGAATTATTGCCAATCCTCTGGACTATTACTATCCTCCAATTGAAGGTGCCGTTCCAAGATCAAATGCATTTACAAACCTAAGTAAGTTTTATGCATACCCTGCTGCTGAGTCTGATCTCAGTCCTTACTTCTAA